The Bacteroides fragilis NCTC 9343 genome includes the window CTGGTATCGACACCTGATATGTTATGGTGGGCAATGGTGATTTTTACTCTTGTAGAAGGTATAGTCGGACTGCTTTATATGTTGGGGTTCTTCACCCGTCTGATGAGTATCGGCGTATTCAGTCTGGCCACCGGCATTCTCCTGGGGTCAGGATGGTTGGGAACCACCTGTCTGGACGAATGGCAGATCGGTATTCTGGGTATAGCCGCCGGTTTCACCATCTTCCTTTCCGGCGGAGGAAAGTACTCGGTCGACCATCTGATAGAGCGGAAATTCTCTTTAAAGAAGAAAGCAGCCTGGCTGTCATGGCTGACTTCCGGAGAATTGCCTGTAAGCGCCAAGCGATTTGCCAATGTCAGCGTGGCAGGTGCCATCGTTATCTTCACACTGAGCCTATATACCAACCAAGAGTTCCACAATGGCGTCTGGGGCCCCCTTCATAACAAGTCCGTCAAACCGAAAATTGAAATATCCGACGCACAAATAGAGAACAACTCTCTGTCATTCAGTGTTTATCGCGTTGAAGGTGTCGATGTATACGGTTCTTTCCTGATTGGTATCAGCCTGAAGAATGCCGATGGAGACATTGTACTGGAAAAGAAAGGAGAAGAATTAGCAGACTTCCCGATCGGAAATATCGATAATAAATACATTGCCCGGGTAGCTCCGGGTAAGCACAGCCTGGTAATCCCACTCGGAAGCAAAGCGACCCTTACAGTCGATGATACGGCTATAGGCAGTTTGCCCAAAGGAAAGTATGAATTAGTACTGACCGACATCAGCGG containing:
- a CDS encoding TQO small subunit DoxD; the encoded protein is MTTTNEQEQSRAYILAGLFTLSLRLVVGWTYFSAFWRRLVLENKLIPDSAGYIGEKFNHFLPNSIGIRPVIEYLVSTPDMLWWAMVIFTLVEGIVGLLYMLGFFTRLMSIGVFSLATGILLGSGWLGTTCLDEWQIGILGIAAGFTIFLSGGGKYSVDHLIERKFSLKKKAAWLSWLTSGELPVSAKRFANVSVAGAIVIFTLSLYTNQEFHNGVWGPLHNKSVKPKIEISDAQIENNSLSFSVYRVEGVDVYGSFLIGISLKNADGDIVLEKKGEELADFPIGNIDNKYIARVAPGKHSLVIPLGSKATLTVDDTAIGSLPKGKYELVLTDISGITWKKEIIH